CCAATCATCTCCAATGGGAATGTACGTCCTTGTCCATACTTGCCTAAACCATTCCCGTACTTATAACCTTCTTTCAGCATGACCTTGGCTGCCATGATAGAGGTGCATGATAAATGTGGGTTCATAGAAAATGGCTCAACATAGGTGTTTCCCACAATTTCTAATGATTGAAAAGCTGTTTCCAGAGCTTCCTCGGCTGCCTCAATATATCGCGTGGACGATGGTCCACTCACAAGGAGGTCCTCCTCTCCTGATATTATCACCAACTTATCTCCCATAACATATTTCAGCTTTTGGTGTAGTGTGGAAGGCACAACTCCTGCGGAATGGATCCACGGGCGACCCAACAAACAACTATAAGCCGGGAGGATATCCATAACTTGAAAGGTCACTTGAAAGACACAAGGACCGACTTGAACGGGCAATTCAATTTCTCTCATCACTACCCTTTTACTGCCGTCAAATGCCCTCACAATCATAGAGCTTGGTTTCATATGCATTCCATCACAGGGTAGCTTTTCCAATGTTGATTTTGGCATGACATTGAGAGAGGAACCATTGTCCACCAAGACGCGTGCTATAACGTGATCTAAACATTTCACGGAGACATGAAGAGCCTTGTTATGACCTCTCCCCTCAGTGGGTATCTCCTCGTCTGTAAAGGTGAGGTAATTATTAGCGATGATGTTGCCAACGATACCCTCAAACTTGTTCAACGAAATACCATGCTCGACATGAGCCTCACTGAGTACCTTCATCAACAACTTTCTATGAGAGGTAGAATGCATAAGCAATTCTAACAAGGAAATCCGAGCAGGCATGCGTTTCAACTGCTTCACCACCTTATATTCACTCtgttgaatgaattttaaaaattcgcAGGCCTCTTCCTCAGAGATTTCTTTCTTGTCTGCCTTGTCAGAGGTCTCCTCTACTTGCACCCCTTTCCCCTTTAAATGCTCCTTAGTATTTGCATCCATTGGTGTTTCATTATTACTAGCTCCTCTTCCCGTCAAATTTGGTGGCGTGAAGATTCGACCACTCCTCGTCATTCCGCCGATGCCTGATATATTTTCAACAACTGGATCCCAGCTAGAGAAATGGCTTTCAATGCACTGTCCTTCATCGACTACATGTGTCCCATACCTCCAAGGGACAGCTTTATCGCTTTTGTAAGGAAAAGGAACTGGTGTATGGATGACAAAGGGTGATCTTCCTTGAACTACTGGTGTAGGGGTGGTTTGAGTGAAGCGGATTATCAACGGCTCTGGCAAAGCTGCATCTGGCTCCATACCAGTTTGTGCAAACACCTCCTCATGCTTGTCTTCATAGCACACTTGCATCAAATTCCTATCAAGCAGATCTTGTAGGAACTTTTCGAATTCAACGCATTCCTCGATAGAGTGTTCCGTGCATGGATGGAGTCCACATGCTCTTTCCAAATCATAATCCCCGTTTAAAAAACCCAACTTTAATAATTCCTTGAAAATAAACCTTCTGGAACTTTGGATCTTACTTGCATCCCTTATCAGTTCATGCTTCTTAATTTCAATGGCATTTGTCGAGGTATTACCATGTCCGGATAACGGATTAGTATCAATGCTAGGTTTATCTTCTTGGAATTTTAGCCACCCAGCGTTAATCAGGGCCTGTACTTTATGTTTGAAAGCCATACACCTCTCGGTTGAGTGACCCACGCCTTCCCCATGATAACTACACTTGGCATCTGCATCATAACCCCTAGGGTATGGAGGCTGCAGGGGTATCATTGGACATATAGCAACCAGACCCCTTTTGATGAGGTGAGGTAATAATTCAGTGTAAGTCATGGGGATGGGggtgaagtggacaaagtttcTTTCCTGGGTTCTTCCCGGATAACCGCCTTGACCTACATTCGGATTTGGATTTGCACTTGGCCCAGTCCTCCAAGCATTACTTGTGACGGGTTGTGATTGGTAGAATccttgttgttgttgaggcctGATTGGATGAGCAAAAGCCGCATTGGCTGAATATGGAGGTTGGCCCAGGTATGGTTTATAATTGTGAATAGGAGCATGACCTCTCCATACAGGCATTGCCAATGTTGCATGCACATCtccctcttttttctttcctggATTGAAAGAAGGCTTCTTTTTAGAGTTTTCCATCGTAGATGGACCACCTGCAATCTTCCCACTCTTGACCCCAATCTCTATCCTCTCGCCAATTATGACGACATCAGCGAAATTGGCGGACACATTCCCCAccatatattcataaaatggTGGCTGAAGCGTATTTACGAACATTGCCaccatttctttttcaaacaaagGCGGCTCCACTTGTGTGGCCAATTCTCTCCAACGTTGGGCATATTCCTTGAAGGTTTCATTGTCTTTCTTTCCCATATTCTGTAATTGTAGACGGTCCGGTGCTACATGCGTGTTGTATATATACCGTTTTACAAAGGCGTCGGCTAGATCTGCCCAACAATGGATTTGAGAGGGCTCCAAGTGGGTATACCAGTTTAATGCTACCCCAACCAAACTGTCTTGGAAAACATGGATGAGTAACTGGTCGTCATATGCGTACGCAGCCATTTTTCTGCAATACATGGCCAGATGGTTCTTAGGGCATGTATCACCCTTGTACTTCTCGAATTCGGGCGCCTTGAACTTATATGGTATTTTTACTCCAGGAACCAAACTTAGTCTTGCAACATTTCCGAACCCATAGTTTTTCATCCCTTCAATAGCCCTCATTTTTTCCTCCAGAATCTCCAGTCTGTTTTTAGCACCGTTACTGATGTCGATTCCTGCACGCGCCGCGGTTTGTGATGCGGCTCTTGCTGAAGAATCGTGGTTAACAATTATGTGCGGTATCGTAGTCACTCGTGTTCCTTCAACTGTGATCGGTTCATTCGTTTGAGCACTTACCAAGGGAGCTGACACAGAGGTAGGTCCATGAGTGGTGACTGGCGGGATATCAATAGTTGTAGGAATGGGAAACGACACGTGCCCCCCTTCGATATATTCTCCTACGGAAGGAGTATATCCCGGGGGTAACCCATACAACGGGAAAGGAATCGATTGGCTAGTAGCATTGAAAAACGGGGGATAAAAATGGGCATTCCCGCCAAACAGTGTAGAAGAAGACTCTCCAGTAGCCTTCAGGGCTTCAAGGGCAACCAAGATTTGTCCAACCTGGTCCTTCAACTGACTCATTTCAGCTTTGATGGATTCTTGTGACTCTTCCCAGCTTTCCATGATCCTTGAATTGGCTCGAGTCCTGTAGGGATGTCGTGGAAAGTTGGCcgttttttttactgttttattattaacttaagTTAGATGAAATGCTTCAAacaaaaaggagagaaaaagggagagagaaagaacAAGGAAAAATGTGATGCATGCTAATGATAGGTGGAAATCATAAGATCACGACAATGTTAATGATGGAAATCGATACAAGTTGATACCATACAAAATATCTTAAGTCTTTCATATAGAGAAAATCTAACAAGACATGAGTCACTTCCTAACCCGAGCAATGAAAGCCTTCATTTCGCCTACTAGCCATTTACAATGGTTAATAAAAAGCATTATC
The Vigna angularis cultivar LongXiaoDou No.4 chromosome 5, ASM1680809v1, whole genome shotgun sequence genome window above contains:
- the LOC108339462 gene encoding uncharacterized protein LOC108339462, producing MESWEESQESIKAEMSQLKDQVGQILVALEALKATGESSSTLFGGNAHFYPPFFNATSQSIPFPLYGLPPGYTPSVGEYIEGGHVSFPIPTTIDIPPVTTHGPTSVSAPLVSAQTNEPITVEGTRVTTIPHIIVNHDSSARAASQTAARAGIDISNGAKNRLEILEEKMRAIEGMKNYGFGNVARLSLVPGVKIPYKFKAPEFEKYKGDTCPKNHLAMYCRKMAAYAYDDQLLIHVFQDSLVGVALNWYTHLEPSQIHCWADLADAFVKRYIYNTHVAPDRLQLQNMGKKDNETFKEYAQRWRELATQVEPPLFEKEMVAMFVNTLQPPFYEYMVGNVSANFADVVIIGERIEIGVKSGKIAGGPSTMENSKKKPSFNPGKKKEGDVHATLAMPVWRGHAPIHNYKPYLGQPPYSANAAFAHPIRPQQQQGFYQSQPVTSNAWRTGPSANPNPNVGQGGYPGRTQERNFVHFTPIPMTYTELLPHLIKRGLVAICPMIPLQPPYPRGYDADAKCSYHGEGVGHSTERCMAFKHKVQALINAGWLKFQEDKPSIDTNPLSGHGNTSTNAIEIKKHELIRDASKIQSSRRFIFKELLKLGFLNGDYDLERACGLHPCTEHSIEECVEFEKFLQDLLDRNLMQVCYEDKHEEVFAQTGMEPDAALPEPLIIRFTQTTPTPVVQGRSPFVIHTPVPFPYKSDKAVPWRYGTHVVDEGQCIESHFSSWDPVVENISGIGGMTRSGRIFTPPNLTGRGASNNETPMDANTKEHLKGKGVQVEETSDKADKKEISEEEACEFLKFIQQSEYKVVKQLKRMPARISLLELLMHSTSHRKLLMKVLSEAHVEHGISLNKFEGIVGNIIANNYLTFTDEEIPTEGRGHNKALHVSVKCLDHVIARVLVDNGSSLNVMPKSTLEKLPCDGMHMKPSSMIVRAFDGSKRVVMREIELPVQVGPCVFQVTFQVMDILPAYSCLLGRPWIHSAGVVPSTLHQKLKYVMGDKLVIISGEEDLLVSGPSSTRYIEAAEEALETAFQSLEIVGNTYVEPFSMNPHLSCTSIMAAKVMLKEGYKYGNGLGKYGQGRTFPLEMIGNKNRYGLGYRPNKEDDKRLIEERKERSLARMGKWEPRAKKIHICGIKESFRSAGWVNTSHIAVVEEEARSESSNFVWVCSPGARLNNWRTLDLPVICKSIEIYDNECFENKNVNIPKWEHPVINAEDDPEDDPEDDTEDDLEPSPELLRLVEQESKEIKPHQEDVEILNLGEEGEIKETEMAHGKSSKAFGKHQSMELK